One genomic window of Actinoalloteichus hoggarensis includes the following:
- a CDS encoding DUF1648 domain-containing protein, with protein sequence MTAHTLLTSLHVLLITGVFWSMPALARPTLPFGIRVPSARSTDPALLAVRRRFQRRVLLAGGLAMLVLLLAIPAGATVPGWALAALGIADLVLYLLASRGVRGIKRGAGWYEGLRQAVTTDTTLRTDPVPFPLRWLIPALLLVAGTAALGVWRYPALPPTLLEMGTLGADPAHRTPTSTWSAFLPVLTQAGATLVTASLTLLILRARPELDAERPADSARRFRVYLSGVSRLLLFTVTCLNLALLVAACVVWELLSPGAPAIVLIAASVILAVGAWVLFMIRVGELGGRLPGSASGEADPDASADSGLVQRDDDRHWFLGGMVYVNRRDPALLVHRRVGVYWTLNLGHPGAWTILALIVVVAGTLGWLSAAGVITLPVRG encoded by the coding sequence ATGACCGCGCACACCCTGCTGACGTCGCTGCACGTCCTGCTCATCACCGGGGTCTTCTGGTCGATGCCCGCCCTGGCCAGACCGACGCTGCCCTTCGGCATCCGCGTGCCCTCGGCACGGTCCACCGATCCGGCGCTCCTCGCGGTGCGTCGTCGCTTCCAACGCCGGGTCCTGCTGGCGGGCGGACTGGCCATGCTCGTCCTCCTGCTCGCCATCCCGGCAGGGGCGACCGTGCCGGGATGGGCACTCGCCGCCCTGGGAATCGCCGATCTCGTCCTCTACCTGCTCGCCTCACGCGGCGTCCGAGGGATCAAACGAGGCGCCGGGTGGTACGAGGGCCTGCGGCAGGCCGTCACGACCGACACCACCCTGCGCACCGATCCGGTTCCGTTTCCCCTTCGCTGGCTGATCCCCGCGCTGCTGCTCGTGGCCGGCACCGCCGCGCTCGGCGTCTGGCGTTATCCCGCGCTGCCACCGACCCTGCTGGAAATGGGCACGCTCGGCGCGGACCCGGCACACCGGACACCCACCTCGACGTGGAGCGCGTTCCTGCCTGTGCTGACCCAGGCGGGCGCCACCCTGGTGACGGCGTCGCTGACCCTGCTGATCCTGCGGGCACGGCCTGAACTCGACGCCGAACGGCCCGCCGACTCCGCACGACGGTTCCGGGTGTATCTCAGCGGTGTGAGCAGGCTGCTGCTGTTCACGGTGACGTGCCTGAATCTCGCGCTGCTGGTCGCAGCGTGCGTCGTCTGGGAGCTGCTGTCCCCGGGCGCACCCGCGATCGTGCTCATCGCCGCCTCGGTGATCCTCGCCGTCGGCGCGTGGGTGCTGTTCATGATCCGAGTCGGCGAACTGGGCGGCAGGCTGCCCGGTAGCGCGAGCGGCGAAGCGGACCCCGACGCCTCGGCGGACTCCGGGCTCGTCCAACGCGATGACGACCGGCACTGGTTCCTCGGCGGCATGGTCTATGTGAACCGGCGCGATCCGGCGTTGCTCGTGCACCGAAGGGTCGGCGTCTACTGGACGCTCAACCTCGGCCATCCGGGCGCCTGGACGATCCTGGCCCTGATCGTGGTGGTCGCCGGGACGCTCGGTTGGCTGAGCGCCGCAGGCGTGATCACCCTGCCGGTTCGGGGTTGA
- a CDS encoding LysR family transcriptional regulator, which translates to MSTNSPLRISSASGRSRLLQSPLPLLDTTMDQLRTLLAVREAGTALGAARTLGREQSSVQKQLDTLNRNFSTLCGEPLVLKQGRGKDVLFTDTGEALVELARRTLGGWLDEIHECRRRLGGTLTVATTRFTLRYLADAGQYVSAEFDRRGVELKVVHVRSGDLFGRLRAKQVDLVCGSVVTRTDDIDELADYDVMEWRRSGLSLVTNLPSAVLPGPTLRTSELPTLPLVAPVSGLITDFLHGWFGPDYRATLDISAEIDTVHYGFELLRSELSRGAMLVTRGIGEAAEQGRLPEGRGLRTIGLIDDIAPGLQVLAGLFARRGERAAHPEDHPLNLLWGAFAQQDARWKKSRAVGVEEQDG; encoded by the coding sequence ATGTCCACGAACAGTCCACTCAGAATCTCCTCGGCGAGCGGCAGGAGTCGACTCCTGCAGTCGCCGCTTCCGCTGCTCGACACCACGATGGACCAGCTCCGCACGCTGCTCGCCGTCCGGGAGGCGGGCACGGCGCTCGGCGCCGCCAGGACGCTCGGTCGCGAGCAGTCCAGCGTGCAGAAGCAGCTCGACACCCTCAACCGCAACTTCAGCACCCTGTGTGGCGAGCCGCTGGTGCTCAAGCAGGGGCGCGGCAAGGACGTGCTGTTCACCGACACCGGCGAGGCTCTGGTGGAGCTGGCCCGGCGAACGCTCGGCGGCTGGCTCGACGAGATTCACGAGTGCAGACGCAGGCTCGGCGGAACCCTGACGGTGGCCACCACTCGTTTCACCCTGCGCTACCTCGCCGACGCGGGGCAGTACGTCTCGGCGGAGTTCGACCGACGTGGCGTCGAGCTCAAGGTCGTGCACGTCCGCTCCGGTGATCTGTTCGGCAGACTCAGGGCGAAGCAGGTCGACCTGGTATGCGGCAGCGTGGTGACCAGGACCGACGATATCGACGAGCTGGCCGACTACGACGTCATGGAATGGCGACGCAGCGGGTTGTCGTTGGTGACCAATCTGCCGTCCGCCGTGCTGCCGGGGCCGACACTGCGGACGAGCGAACTGCCCACCCTGCCCCTGGTGGCACCGGTCAGCGGGTTGATCACGGACTTCCTGCACGGCTGGTTCGGCCCGGACTACCGGGCGACGCTGGACATCTCGGCCGAGATCGACACCGTGCACTACGGATTCGAGCTGCTGCGTTCGGAGCTGAGCCGAGGTGCGATGCTGGTCACCAGGGGGATCGGTGAGGCTGCGGAGCAGGGCAGGCTGCCGGAGGGTCGTGGGCTGCGGACGATCGGGCTGATCGACGACATCGCACCGGGACTGCAGGTCTTGGCGGGGCTGTTCGCCCGTCGGGGTGAGCGTGCGGCGCACCCGGAGGATCACCCGCTGAACCTGTTGTGGGGCGCGTTCGCGCAGCAGGACGCCCGGTGGAAGAAGTCCCGCGCCGTCGGGGTGGAGGAGCAGGACGGCTGA